One genomic window of Nicotiana sylvestris chromosome 10, ASM39365v2, whole genome shotgun sequence includes the following:
- the LOC138879564 gene encoding uncharacterized protein: MDASVIGPPREMEESESSLKEEVHKLKHQMAEMYQAWIKGHPPPSYPANPTFIPPLAQSQDPTIVDLSPQHAPSVTPYHHYHGTTSQTIQALPAKVSTYPAPPATLIFVAPPRATLHHSSSEPAFQAQDNQYYSPDITFKVPDHYSYTPHFELPVETEKPPKNTEQEEIFRKVKSLEQLLRNMQGLGGQVSVAYKDLCLFLDVQLPAGFQMPKFDLYDGHGDPVAHLRGFCSKIRGVGGRDELLMAYFSQSLSGAALEWYTC, from the coding sequence ATGGACGCGAGTGTTATTGGCCCGCCGAGAGAGATGGAGGAATCTGAGTCTAGTTTGAAAGAAGAGGTACATAAGCTGAAGCaccaaatggccgaaatgtaccaggcatggatTAAGGGGCATCCTCCACCGTCATACCCTGCCAACCCTACTTTCATCCCACCACTAGCTCAATCTCAAGATCCTACCATTGTCGATCTATCCCCGCAACATGCACCAAGCGTCACCCCTTACCACCACtatcatggcaccacttcccaaaccatcCAAGCTCTACCCGCCAAAGTAAGCACATACCCTGCTCCGCCAGCTACCCttatcttcgtagcacctccgcGAGCTACCCTCCATCATTCTTCTAGTGAGCCGGCATTCCAAGCCCAAGATAACCAGTACTATTCCCCAGATATCACCTTCAAAGTCCCGGATCACTACTCCTACACTCCTCACTTTGAACTTCCAGTCGAAactgagaagccacccaaaaacaCGGAGCAAGAAGAGATATTTAGGAAGGTAAAGAGCTTGGAGCAGTTGctgagaaatatgcaagggttaggtGGCCAAGTGAGTGTGGCATATAAGGATCTGTGCTTGTTTCTCGATGTCCAGCTACCTGCCGGATTCCaaatgcccaaatttgatttgtacgacgggcatggagaCCCTGTGGcccacttaagaggattttgcagCAAAATAAGAGGAGTTGGAGGGagagatgaattattgatggcatattttagtcaaagtttgagtggcgcagcattggagtggtacacttgCTAG